The stretch of DNA aaaatatcaagtttctattaatagaaataacacgtgcttatggccaattaaaaaaataaaatgaatgaattaaaaataaaaagttttttttttttgtaagaaaagcaTAAAACTTATGTTACATCACGATCTTTGTGGATACACCCGTTGAgaatttaatggtcaattaaaaaattaaaattaaatacaatacaccacgacttgacagttttttcTATGCgtccgttgagaagttaatggccaattaaaaaataagaaaaataaattaaaaataaaagattttttttaagaaaaaaataaaacttccattaaATGAGAAATGCAAAagtgaatgaccaattaaaaaataagaaagtaaattaaaaataaaatataataaacgacctgacatttcacatttcacggttgagaattgagttGTCAATTGAAAggcaattatttttaaagtattacTTTAGCAACCGccacttcaaattaatttaattaaaaaaattattcttcttaATTCATCGTATTCCGTTAACCGTCTCtaataatctctcattttttgtgtctctcttataaatatcattcacatTATCTACTATATACACAATTccttattagttttttttttaaaccaaaattcgttattcatttttgtgtttatctttctccgaaaaatctatacattataataaagcatgataaattggcaagtttgacacgtgtcaacaaactagagtgttaagaaaatatcaagtttctattaatagaaataatacgtgcttatggccaattaaaaaataaaaggaatgaattaaaaataaaaagtttttttgtaagaaaagcaTAAAACTTCTGTTACATTACGATCTTTGTGCACGATGCgtccgttgagaagttaatgaccaattaaaaaatacgaaaaataaattaaaaataaaagatttttttttaagaaaaaaataaaacttccattacatgagaaatgcagaagtgaatgatcaattaaaaaataagaaaataaattaaaaataaaatataatgcacgACCTGACATTTCACGGTTGAGAATTGAGTGGCCAATTCAaaggtaattatttttaaagcattACTTTAGCAACAGccacttcaaattaatttaattaaaaaaattattcttcttaATTCGCCGTATTCCGTTAACCGTCTCTAATTATCTCTCATTTTTTGTGTCtctcttataaatatcattcacatTATCTACTATATACATAATTccttattagttattttttttttaccaaaattcgTTATTCATTTTTGAGTTTATCTTTCTTcgaaaaaaatcagattttgttgcttcaatttctccaaataAGGATTCATGGAATTTGGTTGATAAAGTTGTGACATTGTTCGTGTTAAcgtcaaaacataaattttacgCTGAAAATGGTCTTGATGGGTGatgtttcttttgtttatacattcaaattttaaattatacacaatcTTAATTGTTATTAGCAAAGatgtatttcatatttttatggGATAAAATTGAAGCAAGCGTGAGCTTTTATTTCTGGGTTTGAGATTATCATTCTTGAAGGAGCTGTGTACAACAAATTTGTGGGGTATATGAAACAACAAAACACTGTTTGATATTGAATATGCAAAATGGTAcacattaattattttggtaAATGTGTTCACATGAATTActggtaaatttatttcaatatgtcattgttattttattttatttataaaaaaaattactattttgttatatatattttattattttttatgtttttaaattttgtttaaaaaaattatacatttgtgtatgtatatttataagatttctCTCATATATAGTTGTTGTCgatcttaataattttgattataatttatcTAATAAAGAGGGTTGCCACATAGTTGTTGTCcgtcttaataattttgattttaggttatCTAATAAACACTGTTAGCACAAAgttatattgaagagaaaaataataatttactttacGTATGCACCATTAATTCAAGTTAATTTCCAGCgaggagaaaaataataatatatttaaataaatataaaatttatttaagaattaaaaaaagtacAATTCATTATCGATTCGACGGTTTTTATGTAggagtaatgatttttcaaacttcaaccatttaacaaatttgttccACAACGATTTGACGAGTTTTTGTGAAagtgtgtaataatttttttaaaactactattttactaatctattatacattttacattctaaatttattattaaatatctatagtttttatgtgtattgtaattttttttgtaatgagaagattatttttctgtagtattttgtgagtagtaccgaaatgaaaaatatttcaacaaaatttacataaatttttaaatatcatgtatttcatataaataacatacttaagttatatattattttaaaaattcttatttcatctaatctaattatttatttatttagtaattattgttttataataagttttgttgttggaaagaaaaaaaattctttggaGAATTCAAACATAAGGTATAAAGAGTGGTGCTATAAGTAACATTAacatgtcaataaaatttatgagaattgatatatattaatataactatttatttattaaaatgtacaTTGTTTTCGTGCGACGCACGAGTTAGACActagtttctattaatagaaacttaatATTTTCCTAACACTCTGCCTagctgacacgtgtcaaacttgccaaattatcaaatttgctttattataatgtatagattatcAAATTActcacttttaaaaattataaatcaaaatactgttatttttaattatatgtcgctttttgtaaatgaaaatacaaaatttaaattatgtagATTTATACTTcgaaaatatatgtatattcatttataaaaaacaactaaaatttaaattatgtataCTAATTAAAGTTGTACGTaatatttggacaatattttttAGTGTGACTACTTAACTGACATAtcagtattttatttatactttttctttaataataccCGTCTAGAAAAGACCGTCCAAATAATACGGTATTaaattttgtgttgttttttttatgagtgagttatatatatatatatatatacacacacggGTTTATTTCtcacaatattatttttcttccaaGTTTTTAATTCTTCACATCTTGATTCTTGAAATGGTTGGTTTTCCTAATTTTATCACTATTATCACACCTGCAAAGAAGTCCTAAGACCTTGTTATTAGAGTTGTTCATTTATAGTGTTTCTGATTTGCATGAcgtaggaaaaaaaaattaattgagaaGGTCCTAATGGATAAGAATGTTAAAttctatcttttattttttaatttttaatcttattCCATATTTACCCTAATCTAAAATTTTGACACGTCATGCATTTCATGCACTTATATGTATTTGTGAATTGTGATCTTCACCCACCTACATCCACAGGTAGCCATTGTACATCATTTGTATTTACCACAATAACCCTATCACAGTTTTGAATtattcaatataaacaaaaagacATTTTTACATTTCTTCACTGTAACTGAAACTTTTTTCTTCCATCTTTTGCAAGATTTTACACAAGATTTCATTATCTCTGTTCTTAGATAACCTTCAATCTTTGATAACTCTTTTTTCTTCATCAAAATGAGAAAGAATAGAATATAGGGAGAGAATCAGAAAACACTatcagaaataaaaataaaacagattaaacatatatttttttgacatttttacaaCATCTACATTGTatctaatattttgtattttcttcCATTTGTTCTGTAGGTTTTTGCTCTCAATTTCACCATCCCTATTTTAGGTAACTTTTAATCTTCATtaactctattttttattatcaaaatcaaatagaaaCAGGAcataatcagaaaataaatgaaaaagaaaaaataaacatatttttacaaTGGAAGAAACtatacatgttttttttataacaaaatcaaataGAAAGGAGAGAGAAACagagaacaaaataaaaaagaaaaacgaaaaatatgttaaacacattttttctcatttttgtaatttcttaattttacctgaaatatttttcatcaaaatcaaatagaaaAGGGAAAGAATCAATATacaaaatggaaagaaaaaatatattaatttgtttttcattttaagaACTAGCAAGAGACCAGTGCGAAAGCACAGGTTGTATTTTAAAAGtgtttcatttaaattttaaataaaagaatctcattttatttattaaatacaaatatttattctgtatttttatatttattaatgaaaaatatttttcttacgTTTTTGTACGTGACAacgaaaatatttatcttattttttttttaatatttatcaattctAAATATTTGTCTTGTAATTTTTATGTACCAATAGAAAATATCTGTCCCgtgatttttttatgtatatcacttacaaatatttgtctcgtattttttatgtatcatttataaatatttattatcgcattttttaatatttattttgtatttttttatatatcagtagtaaatatttgtcccatgatttttttatatttataattaataaatacttGTCCAACATGTTTTTATGCATcacttataaaaatttattttgtgttattttaatactcctcatttatttttttatgtatcagtgacaaatatttcttctacaattttttaaatttatttaattgaaaaatatttgttatgtattttttatacaatagttataaatatttatcccatactttttaatatttatcaatgataaatatttggtATAGcctattttttttaccaatatgACCCatgtagttttttaaaaaataaataagttttcgAATCCTAACTTTTAAAAGCCATTTCATTTTCTCAATTCTTAACTTctaaaaactttttttcttcaaaaataaaataaccactcctttttttatgaaaaaaaaacattcttttaaaatgttgaatttctggtagttatatttttataaggtAGTTATATGTTTCTTATATTATAAGGTAGTTTATTGACATTTATACAGGGTCGGCCCAACACATTATGAGACCTAAAGCGAAACTATTAGATatgactttttaaaaaattaataagtaaattattaatattttatttaataaatatacaaaatttctTTAGTAGAATTAGTTgcattttcaaatctattttctttatatttttcaaaaaaataaaataagacatttcaactgttctacaacatcatcgaaaactcatgtaattttttttattttttaattaaataagaaattGTGTATATACTACCACTCCAAtagaaaatagtaaaagtaatatattattttagtaaatGTTATATATCAAAAAATGTTGTGGTTAAAAATGCTATAACATCAATTTACGTCTTTAATTTATACTTGTCtatgtatttattattcaaaGTAATGAAATAAATTGTTCTATACTAAGATAGGAGATGGTTGGAGAAATTTTTGTGTGGATAACGTGTTTCATGCCGTAAACGTTTTGAAGTTTGCATTTGTTGATGAATATGCATCAAACTTAATCAAAGTGACAAAATGTATATCTAAAATAGTGTTTATATAAGCTAATTATTTAATACTGTATATGTGCTTCGAAGTATTCAATTGAGCTTTAAGTTTATGTGACGAGAATAAATTCTATGAGAATGAATGATAGTTATTAATATTGTTTctaatgaatattttataaataaataatcataaaaaatattttaaataattattataaatgagATAAGTTGTcatttattagataaaatatattataataatacacGAGAAAAATTTTTAatgatacattttttaaaataactattatacacACATGATAAATTATCACTTATGAGATTAAACTACGATAGAGGAGACAAGTTTTcattgattaaaaatttaaaaataattattatatattgtccAAGTTAATATTGAATAGATTGAACTATTATATACGAAACAAATtttcacaaataatttttttaaaataactattatacatAAGTCGAGTTGTCACTTATTACATTGAACTGTAATACATGAGACAAGtttttacttataaattttttaaaataatcatcttAGACATGACAAGTTATCACATTAATTTAAGATTGAACTATCATATATGGTACAAGTtctcattaatttaaatttataaaataattatcatactTGAGACAAGTTTTTATTGATGAGATTAATAACATAGAAGGACAAGTTTTtaccaataatttttttaaaataactatcatACAAATGAAAAAATCTTATAACATTGACCAATAGTATACGagacaaattattattaatataaaatacaaaataactaTTAGACATACACGAGTAAAATTTACGTCGATAAGATTGAacctataataaaatttatctctATAGTGTTGCTTAATCTTTAATTACTTTACTTTAGATATATTTAACAGATAATAGAAAAAGTTATGCAGTCGCATTTGACAAGTCTTTGCCTTTTACATTGtttctaatttttcaaacatattaagaatttttataagttgatattatttttaaagttacatagaaaaaaaaacaatatttcttttatataaatcAGTCAGAATATCAGTAAACCTATGTGAATGCACAggtaatgtaatttttttaagatgataaaattcatgtaattttttaagGATGATAAAATTCATACAATTGCgtaaaaatatcttatttatcGACTTCAAAGTAAAATACATTGTTTAATTATCGTACTTAATGTCTCTTGCATTACACGGATTTCCACACTAATATTTGTTATGTGTGGAGTaattatcatattattattattattattattattattattattattattattattattattattattattattattattattattattattattattattattattattatttactctTGTACTagtatttttctaatttaaagaaaacaaataattacttatctattaaatgcaaaaaaattaCCATCTACCAAACAATTATATTCCAACCCCACAATCtctaaaatctattttttttttttttttttcattttttacttcCATCTCAACTTTATCAAGTTTTCTATAATGAATGAATATTTTAGAAAACTTAAATACCAACTTTTTTAGTTCACAAATATGTTAATGAAATCTTGAGTCAAATCTGTGAAAGTTTTAAATCGAAATTAGTGTGGTAAAATgagtgaaaaattaattttattatttataagatttaattgtagttttcgTCATTATATTTTCATCAGTTCACGAAGTTGATCTTCCTATGTTCAAAgtcgataataataaaaataaaaaaatgatatagatttagaattttgaacttaaaaataaaaatatgatatattttaaatgacgtgacatacgatttcatgatatagaataatttaaatgcattcattattcatatgttattaactaaattataaaagtgaaaatttataaaattgaaaattaagtttttagagggttttattgtgatttcatAAGTGTTAATCATTATAGATCACCATATCATATGTCATGTTATTAAGACTATGTCACGTTTCATTTTCTAGTTTAAGATTGAGAATCAATATCAAAActgttagaatttaaaataaaagagactAATTTCTAAATTAGAaaaaatagagactaaaattgcaattaaacttatctataaagaagaataaaattgaaaattgatttttattgtagagattttataagaaaaaaaaaggtaattgTAGGGGTAGTAGAATAGAACATATAGTTTTGGGAGTAAgggttaaatatttaaaaaatgaaaatcatataataatcCACGGTTATGGGCCGtgaataattaaatgaaaatagtCCAGCCCAATTAGGATGACCCATTTCGAAAACCCACCCAAAAAGAAGCTTATTAAGTTAGAAGAAGCAATACAAAACCCTAGTGACAGTGTTCAAAACTATCGTTCTTCATTTCACATCACTCGCCGCCGAGGGCTTGCGCACTCAACTCATCAACAATGGTTGCCGCTAAGAAGACCGTACGaactctctatctctctctctctactcTACTCTCAACGTTGTTGATATGTTACTATTTGGTTTcagatttagggtttttaattccAATTCGTTTATTATTGCTTTCTGTGATTTTCTATTATTTGGTTTcagatttagggttttttattcCAACTCGAATGTAATTCCTTTTGgcgattttgttttttaaatttttgtatttgtaatTTATACAGAAGAAGACTCATGAGAGCATTAACAACAGGCTCGCTCTTGTTATGAAGAGTGGCAAATTTACCCTCGGTTATAAAACCGTTCTCAAATCCTTGAGGAGCTCCAAAGGTAACAATTTTGTACATTTTGTTTTTGGAATATGgatctgttttttttttgtttatgttgtTTAAGCTAATAATATGTTGCACAGTcgtattttaatttgattagaTTAGAAATTTTGTGATTTGATTTTCGAATGGTTTGCTCTAGATTTTAGTTGATTTGTAGTCAGTTTAATGAAATTCTAATATGCCTCCATGATTTTAGCAAAGGCTACTTTTTGAGCTTCAACAAATTTTGCTGTGAATTGATTTGGTTCTGTAATTGACTTTTTGTGAATGTTTATTTTGCAGGGAAATTGATTATCATTGCCAACAACTGTCCTCCTTTGAGGAAGTCTGAAATCGAATACTATGCTATGTTGGCAAAGGTTGGAGTTCATCATTACAATGGGAGTAAGTTCTTTATataattttcattctttttcgTAGTTTTTTTCAATGATATTCTGTTGACTGATAGGTGAGAAAATATCCTAGGCTTTTGTCACCCCCTTCTCTATgcttttttatattgtttatgattttatttattttattaacttgaTTGATTCGTGATATGACTGAGCTTTAACTATATTGGGGTTGTTGGTATTGGGAAGAATGGAATAGgcttttttgatttttaaaatggaTAATTTAAACATTCCTTAAGTGACATGTACTTGTCTATGCATTAATTTTCTAGTCATGTTGAAAGATTAGTATGCTTAAGTCATATGATTGAATGTATGTTCCTATCAAACATTGTGGTATAGAGTATCTGGTTAATGAATTAAAAGTATCTTCGACTGTGTTGCTAAtggaaaatttaattttgtaaactTGGGTGACGTGATGTTGGTTTTCACGTTAAGCTTCTAAATATTGATGTTAATTGTCAAATTCAAAGTTCTGGATTTATCGGTTGACCCTTTATTAAGGTTTCTGCATACATATTTGTATTGAACATTTTTAttgacaattaattttttttttttatcacagaCAATGTTGACTTGGGCACTGCCTGTGGAAAATATTACAGAGTGTGCTGCCTCAGCATTATTGATCCTGGTATTTGATGCTTACCTTAACTATTTATAGATTAGTAACTAGTTTTCTGTTTGTTATTATCTTATctgttttctaattttatttgttatttgttgttttcAGGTGATTCGGACATCATTAAGTCAATTCCTGGAGACCAGTAAAAGTAGGAAAGATTTTCTGTTTGATGTTTTCTATTCTCAGTTGTTTAGACATTGATGAAAGAAATTCTACTGGTGTACTATGCTTTGTATTTGGGTATCCCAGCTGATCCAGCATTGAGTAATTTTGATtgcaatttttgtttaatttcgATGATTGCTATAAAGTTAATACTTCTAGTTTGTTATTTAATGCCATTGTGTTACCTGTTTATGCTTGTGTTAACATGCAAATGATTGGTGATATTGAATGTCTGGCAACCCCAACAATTATAATTTCCTTTTATGGAGATTGAATTTGGAATATTTATACAAATTGAATGTTAGATAGGAAACTAGCATTGTGAATTGTTTTGACGTTTTATGATGGAAGTTTTAGGATTATTGCAATTCAAGGCTGCCAACATCAGCTCTTAAGATATTTGGCAGATGATTTGAGCAATACTTTTAAGAGTATATTGCGTTTCAGAGATATACACAACCGGTTAAAAGTTTTGCTAATCAAGAATAGCATAAGGAACTTTAAAAGAATGTCAAACTAACATAAAAAAGAATGTCAATTTCATCATAGCTTCTAGAACTCTGTTGCCATGTCTTATAGTTCCCCTTTTACCATAGTAATGCTGTTGTATTTGTCTACAAAAGTACAGTGAAcattattttcttgtgtttGAATCTATAATTTTCTTGTGAAGTCTATTTGAGTTGATCATTAATATTCTCTTGAGCATGAACCACTTTGTCAAATTCCTCCAGCTGAATATTGTGCTCAAAATGACTTTATCAACCGCTGGTTATGCTGAGAACTTTGATATTGTGGTTAATTGTAGCTTAATATAGTTGATTCAGATACTTCTACAACATATCAATTCCACCCACAATTGTAGTTGAATATTTCCATTTAGttgttataaaattattaaaatgtaagCATGTGTGTGAAGATCATGTGGCTAAGCAATAGATATAGCGCCTATAAAAAAGTGTCACCACTGCAAATTACAACGAATAGGTTTAATAACATTTTAAGTTTAACCGTTCACATGTACAGTTTTGCAGGTGCAACACCTCCTTCCGTTTCATTTGAcctagataaattaaaaaatatatctagaGCTGGAAATTCTactaaattcatttttaagACTATGCCATAATCAATTTGACAGAAACACACATGATGAACCAGATTCATGCATGCACTAATGGAAACTTAAACAAGCAGCATTGAACGTGCCTTATCTGGTCAGCAACTGCATGTAGAACCTATGTGTACCATAATATGTGTTACAGATTCTTAACATCACTATCCTATCCCCCATGATGAATCAAAATGATAAACATTTTGAAAAGTCAAGGGCAGTTTGAAATCGTTATGGACAAAAGGTTCACCCAAGTCTAATACCCCACTCTTTTGGCTATATAAGCCATCAACCTCCTATCAAGGTATGTCTTATTCTAAATCTCTCCCCCACATCAAGCAATATAATAATTTGAGTATATGTGTGTTACAATGAAATGTTTAACGTGACACATTACTATTCTCAATGATGAATCAAACTGATTAACATTttgaaaaatcaaatacagtttGAAATATTGATAAAGAGCAGTGCTGCATGGCACAAAGCAATTTCCGTTTAGAACACGCCAATGAGGTTTCTAACCAATCAAAACTCGGGTAACAGTATAAAGTCAATTATATGATGGAAATCACATAGCATCGTTGAAAACTCAACGGCAACAAAGAATGACTATTGTATGTTTTCGTCTCCGTCTCGTACACAATAACATTTTCCATTGATAAATAGTCTGTCATGTAAATAGGATGATGTTGCAAGCCACCTATGAATGATCTAAGGAATGCATACCaatgtcttaattttttttgcatACGTCAACTAGGTTTGATGTGCCTTTTCTAAGGGATGCATGTCAATGTTTAGagtgttaaattataaagtgtGTTGAAGTGTATATCAAGAAAATAAGTGTATTGTGTACCAAAAAGAGGGTGACATAATGCATGCTCTATCATTGAGGCCACACAGATAAACAATCAGTACATACACCATGATATAATAGATGCTTAATCTACTcaattacaaattaacacaaTCAATTCAAGAACAAGAGTTAGGTGCATATCGcccatatttttgttttgttaatttCATTTCTTTATTAAATCTTAGTTGTGCTGCAAATGATTGGTAGCTCCTGAATATCAATATAGTAGAGATTCATGATCTACAGTAATACCGCACAACGAAAAATGTACCGTAACAAgaaaatacacatttttttcTTGCTTCTTGTTTGAGTACTTTACAAAATTTTCTACACGTGAAAATGACAAGATTTGatttaacaataaaacaaaatccAAATCAACCTCTAAACAAGGGTTTATAACTACAATACAAACAATTTTACAAAGACTCTCAAAACAACACTAATATCAAAATTCTTCTGGTAGAGGTCTTCCTTCTAAGAAGGACTTGAACAGCACAAGTGATCTCTCAGGCTGTGAAAATGGTGCTTCATGTGATGCTCCTCTGACTGTTGCAAATGATAGTATGTTACCATAAACTTGAGTCCATCCACCAACCTAAAAACAAGAGTGAGATATTTCTTAAGCACAACATACAATATGCCAATTTAATAGTATTGTTGTCTCTGAGATATCAGTTTAGTAGTAAAGTTTGACATTGTAACCACAAGAGACATAGTTCAAATCCCGTAGGGGATAGTTGTAAAATAGCAATTAGTGCCAtcgttattaataataatttctccttcttcaattttctaaaaaatgtcaatttaataatattaatcttGATTTTAAATTGCAGTCTGCCAccacaatataaaatattttgatatctCTGCAACTGACAATTTTGACTGCAACAACAGCTGGTATTAGTGGTTTTGGAAAAACTCAAAAAGGTTTATTATTACCTGCTGCTTCTGAAACCACACCCTGTATGGCACAGTGGTATTCATTCTCAATTCTTTAGCCAATTGATGTACTA from Cicer arietinum cultivar CDC Frontier isolate Library 1 chromosome 3, Cicar.CDCFrontier_v2.0, whole genome shotgun sequence encodes:
- the LOC101511841 gene encoding large ribosomal subunit protein eL30; the protein is MVAAKKTKKTHESINNRLALVMKSGKFTLGYKTVLKSLRSSKGKLIIIANNCPPLRKSEIEYYAMLAKVGVHHYNGNNVDLGTACGKYYRVCCLSIIDPGDSDIIKSIPGDQ